In Opitutus sp., one genomic interval encodes:
- a CDS encoding sugar phosphate isomerase/epimerase, with amino-acid sequence MKTGINLMLFGASPASWPKDLIPRLHGAGAEWIEVPVFEPRPAVFKEIARQIRDLGLGVSVSSALPPQASAVSDQTSADHWQEFLARLACTSETLGAELIVGPLYHPVGGFAAGSQSDLQQRLAQRLSKWKPEAAVRLAIEPLNRFETNVLNLCVDGARVVDAAANPAVGLMADTFHMHIEERDPAAALRGLGPRCIHLHASENDRGPIGGGQVDWEPWLPAARTTGAASVVAECFAGGLAELSAATRIWRDITGDPTDCAARSLQFLCDLLSRRSLHH; translated from the coding sequence ATGAAAACCGGCATCAATCTCATGCTTTTTGGGGCGTCCCCGGCTTCATGGCCCAAGGACTTGATTCCTCGACTGCATGGGGCCGGAGCCGAATGGATCGAGGTGCCTGTCTTTGAGCCAAGGCCCGCTGTATTTAAGGAAATCGCCAGACAAATACGCGACCTCGGACTGGGTGTTTCGGTTTCCAGTGCCCTGCCGCCGCAGGCTTCTGCGGTGAGTGACCAAACGTCGGCTGATCATTGGCAGGAGTTCCTAGCGCGTTTGGCATGCACATCGGAAACATTGGGGGCCGAACTCATCGTCGGTCCGCTCTATCACCCGGTCGGCGGGTTCGCCGCGGGGAGTCAGAGTGATTTACAGCAACGTCTAGCGCAGCGTCTTTCAAAATGGAAACCCGAGGCCGCGGTGCGCCTGGCGATTGAGCCGCTCAATCGTTTTGAAACCAACGTGCTCAACCTCTGTGTAGACGGCGCACGTGTCGTGGACGCCGCCGCCAATCCTGCGGTGGGACTCATGGCCGATACGTTCCATATGCACATCGAGGAACGCGATCCCGCCGCCGCTCTCCGAGGCCTTGGCCCACGATGCATTCACCTGCATGCCAGCGAGAATGATCGCGGCCCCATCGGCGGGGGACAGGTTGACTGGGAACCCTGGCTCCCAGCCGCCAGAACCACCGGTGCTGCCAGCGTCGTTGCCGAGTGCTTCGCGGGAGGTCTTGCCGAACTTTCCGCTGCCACCCGCATCTGGCGCGACATCACCGGCGACCCTACCGACTGCGCTGCTCGATCACTTCAGTTTCTCTGCGACCTTCTTTCCCGCCGTTCACTCCACCACTAA